One region of Triticum aestivum cultivar Chinese Spring chromosome 6B, IWGSC CS RefSeq v2.1, whole genome shotgun sequence genomic DNA includes:
- the LOC123133890 gene encoding uncharacterized protein codes for MAAGLRRLLPMVSRRLATHQPLSSSTGASAAGATKAAQGNRAEKCMNIRSYRTDAAARESQGDLMYKRGRADMAIDLLLYGSLGVLGYAIYFEYKHDLEKARRNNH; via the exons ATGGCTGCGGGGTTGCGTCGGTTGCTGCCGATGGTCAGCCGGCGACTCGCTACCCATCAGCCCCTCTCCTCCTCCACCGGCGCCAGCGCCGCCGGTGCCACCAAGGCTGCCCAG GGTAATCGTGCCGAGAAGTGTATGAACATCCGATCATACAGGACAGATGCTGCCGCACGTGAATCACAAGG GGATTTGATGTATAAAAGAGGTCGGGCTGATATGGCCATAGATCTCTTGCTCTACGGAAGCTTGGGGGTGCTGGGCTATGCGATCTACTTTGAATATAAGCATGACCTTGAAAAGGCTAGAAGAAATAACCATTAG